The following coding sequences lie in one Treponema sp. OMZ 790 genomic window:
- a CDS encoding lipopolysaccharide assembly protein LapB, with protein sequence MKITRQIFICFSFLIVFPLFFSCTTSKKTAEEPVIEKPKKTVKKAKKTPREEFKDKLTKLLNKQDFEGILKLIDESDPELTKDFKIQHIKLSILISMRKTKEAESFAEELAKTHPNNTDILYAQAMLAQSRNDFKKKEQYLKKILAINPKNAQALTEQGLDFYSAKRYNDARRKFIDAYKADPKCTDALIGLGRINYLENKLEQAEKNLTAVLEQDPNNTTALAELARIKSETNRMYQALKDINKAAELEPNNPSHWNDLGSYNLTIGRKEEAKKAYSKVIELTPDSYIAYIYRAGINDELGYKEEALNDYIKVCNLYPPYYFALEGAGILFWEKEDWENAGTAFLKALNKAPASYQYALLYATALYKQNKKPDAKKFMQNYIKTINRTEKENEYFLCRLFIDLTGDSELINRASIETDLVKKGRMFFYLGEFYTLNKKDALAEKCYVQVLSIENPAFFEYRFAKKAMDQFNSKSGK encoded by the coding sequence ATGAAAATAACCAGGCAAATTTTTATCTGTTTTAGCTTTTTAATTGTTTTTCCGCTGTTTTTTTCGTGTACAACATCCAAAAAAACGGCTGAAGAACCCGTAATCGAAAAACCTAAAAAAACCGTAAAAAAAGCAAAAAAAACGCCGCGGGAAGAATTTAAGGATAAGCTTACAAAACTTTTAAACAAACAGGATTTTGAAGGTATTTTAAAACTGATAGATGAATCCGATCCGGAACTAACCAAGGATTTTAAAATACAGCATATAAAACTTTCCATACTCATTTCGATGAGAAAAACAAAGGAAGCGGAAAGTTTTGCCGAAGAGCTTGCGAAGACTCATCCCAATAATACCGACATCCTTTATGCTCAAGCCATGTTGGCTCAATCAAGAAATGACTTCAAAAAGAAAGAGCAATATTTGAAAAAAATATTGGCAATAAACCCGAAAAATGCGCAAGCCCTGACAGAACAAGGCTTGGATTTTTATTCCGCTAAAAGATATAATGATGCAAGAAGAAAATTCATAGATGCCTATAAGGCAGATCCTAAATGTACGGATGCCCTAATAGGCTTGGGCAGAATAAACTATCTTGAAAATAAACTTGAACAAGCCGAAAAAAATTTGACGGCAGTTCTTGAACAAGATCCCAATAACACAACAGCCCTTGCGGAACTTGCCCGTATAAAATCGGAAACAAACAGAATGTATCAAGCCCTAAAGGACATAAACAAGGCCGCAGAACTTGAACCGAACAATCCCAGCCATTGGAACGACCTAGGCTCCTACAATCTTACAATAGGCCGAAAAGAAGAAGCAAAAAAAGCTTACAGCAAGGTCATAGAACTAACCCCGGATTCCTACATAGCCTACATCTACAGAGCCGGAATAAACGATGAGCTGGGATATAAGGAAGAAGCCCTTAATGACTACATAAAGGTGTGCAACCTTTATCCGCCATATTATTTTGCATTGGAAGGAGCAGGCATCTTATTTTGGGAAAAGGAAGATTGGGAAAATGCAGGCACGGCCTTTTTAAAGGCTTTAAATAAGGCTCCTGCTTCTTATCAATATGCTCTTTTATATGCAACGGCTTTATATAAACAAAACAAAAAACCGGATGCAAAAAAATTCATGCAAAACTATATAAAAACAATCAACCGTACTGAAAAAGAAAACGAATACTTTTTGTGTCGGCTGTTTATAGATTTAACCGGAGATAGCGAGCTTATAAATAGAGCCTCCATCGAAACCGATCTTGTAAAAAAAGGAAGAATGTTTTTTTATCTTGGAGAATTCTATACTTTAAACAAAAAAGATGCGCTTGCAGAAAAATGCTATGTTCAAGTACTTTCGATAGAAAATCCTGCATTTTTTGAATACCGCTTTGCAAAAAAAGCCATGGATCAATTTAACTCGAAATCGGGAAAATAG
- a CDS encoding ABC transporter ATP-binding protein, whose translation MAERQPIFEAVDLVQEFSQGKYTKNVVHALNGVNIKVYQGETLGLVGETGCGKSTLCRAMMRLYKPTSGKVLYKGRSIESLPERKLRDVRRNVQMIFQDPADSMNSRMNVGYIIEEPLLIQTKMSPNERKDKVMGLLKYVGLPEDAYYRYPHEFSGGQRQRIAIARALVLDPEVVVCDEPVSALDVSVQSQVLNLLLDMQKERNLTLLFISHGLNVVKHMSDRVAVMYLGSIMEMAPSVDIYKEPLHPYTQALIAAIPDTDPDNRRRRIPFTGEIPSPINLPTGCPFHLNCSKKIDKCSVEKPVLREVADGHMCACHLV comes from the coding sequence ATGGCTGAAAGACAACCTATTTTTGAAGCAGTTGATTTAGTTCAAGAATTTTCTCAAGGAAAATATACTAAAAATGTTGTTCATGCTCTAAACGGCGTAAATATTAAAGTATATCAAGGTGAAACGCTCGGTCTTGTAGGCGAGACCGGCTGCGGCAAGAGTACCCTTTGCCGTGCCATGATGCGCCTTTACAAACCTACGTCCGGGAAAGTTCTTTATAAGGGCCGCAGTATCGAAAGTTTGCCTGAAAGAAAATTGCGGGATGTTAGACGAAACGTTCAAATGATCTTCCAAGACCCTGCCGATTCCATGAACTCCCGAATGAACGTAGGATATATTATCGAAGAACCCCTTCTCATTCAAACTAAAATGTCTCCGAACGAAAGAAAAGATAAAGTAATGGGACTTTTAAAATATGTAGGTCTTCCCGAAGATGCCTATTACCGATATCCTCACGAATTTTCAGGCGGACAGCGTCAGCGTATTGCTATTGCCCGAGCTCTCGTTTTGGATCCTGAGGTAGTAGTATGTGATGAGCCTGTAAGTGCTCTTGACGTTTCGGTTCAGTCACAGGTATTAAACCTTTTATTGGACATGCAAAAAGAAAGAAATTTAACCCTTTTGTTCATCTCTCATGGTTTGAACGTTGTTAAGCACATGTCCGACAGGGTTGCAGTTATGTATCTGGGGTCTATCATGGAGATGGCTCCCTCTGTAGATATATATAAAGAGCCTTTGCATCCTTATACTCAGGCCTTGATAGCTGCTATCCCCGATACAGACCCTGATAACCGCCGCAGAAGAATTCCTTTTACGGGTGAAATACCTTCACCGATTAATCTTCCTACCGGCTGTCCGTTCCATTTAAACTGCTCTAAAAAGATCGATAAGTGTTCGGTCGAAAAACCTGTTTTAAGAGAAGTTGCAGATGGACACATGTGTGCCTGTCACTTAGTTTAA
- a CDS encoding ABC transporter substrate-binding protein: protein MISCRPQEISYLDQPASDAYDALLKEEMQNIPDFSAPPVQVENFKAEGTPSHLKWYTSYPKDLSSKALKKGGIYYGFLGDIPNTFRYMGPGADELCVKLFNTQMPFLWTSFETFEFMPCSAVCWSVDLPSKTVYYKLNETMLWSDGVPCTADDWLFANEFCKSKKIVDPVKNRKHNNLEVKKINDFCLSVKSLDNQVYTEEELLDITNFKPIASHFYNGTVPDDWIAKYNRIAEPTTGPYILSDFDYNNGLHFTKIENWWASSYPHFKAVANFDEIFYRIITGDKRPAFTKFARGLFDIIHIDDQGEWAKAEASADVQNGFINLWRGCHVPVQGPTGLFFNTQAPPLDSEFVRKGLYYAIDIEGMIDGVYADKQVRLHTIGTGQAWGNAEFNNFDIKKPPFDPIKARALFAKAGYDKINPSGILVNSAGNELSFVILYDDPLLYEAFGFLYAKALTAGVRLEFRLMGGKLLDNVSNRDYQAWWGTLNSYRIPDNYSLFHSSFAESKIFNNFFGYSNPEMDALLEKYEKNSLTYAEKAAVNREIEKIAHEAALMIPSFYKNTIDVMAWKWICFPAWLNMKHQKYLDDPMFGYMWFDAEIENECIRAKNEGKILQMRVYSLSERY, encoded by the coding sequence TTGATTTCATGCCGTCCGCAGGAAATTTCTTATCTTGATCAGCCTGCTTCCGATGCGTATGATGCGCTATTGAAAGAAGAAATGCAAAACATTCCGGATTTTTCTGCTCCTCCTGTTCAGGTTGAAAATTTTAAAGCGGAAGGTACTCCTTCTCATTTAAAATGGTATACATCCTATCCAAAAGATCTTTCTTCTAAAGCCTTAAAAAAAGGCGGAATTTATTACGGATTTTTGGGAGACATACCGAACACCTTCCGCTACATGGGGCCGGGAGCCGATGAGCTTTGCGTAAAACTTTTTAACACTCAGATGCCTTTTTTGTGGACTTCATTTGAAACCTTTGAATTTATGCCGTGTTCGGCAGTTTGCTGGTCAGTAGATCTGCCTTCTAAAACCGTTTACTATAAGCTGAATGAAACCATGCTATGGTCTGACGGAGTTCCTTGTACGGCTGATGATTGGCTTTTTGCAAACGAATTCTGTAAATCAAAAAAAATAGTCGACCCCGTAAAAAACAGAAAACATAATAATCTTGAAGTAAAAAAAATAAACGATTTTTGTTTATCCGTTAAGTCTCTTGATAATCAGGTTTACACCGAAGAAGAACTTTTGGATATAACTAATTTTAAGCCCATAGCCTCACATTTTTATAACGGAACCGTTCCCGATGATTGGATAGCAAAATATAACCGCATTGCCGAGCCGACAACCGGGCCCTATATTTTGTCGGATTTTGATTATAATAATGGTCTTCATTTTACAAAAATAGAAAATTGGTGGGCTTCTTCTTATCCTCATTTTAAGGCTGTTGCTAATTTTGATGAGATTTTTTACAGAATAATTACCGGAGATAAACGGCCTGCTTTTACAAAATTTGCCAGAGGTTTATTCGATATAATTCATATAGATGATCAGGGAGAATGGGCTAAAGCTGAGGCTTCTGCAGATGTACAAAACGGTTTTATAAATCTGTGGCGAGGCTGTCATGTTCCTGTTCAAGGGCCGACGGGCTTGTTTTTTAATACTCAGGCTCCTCCTCTCGACAGTGAATTTGTACGAAAGGGACTTTACTACGCTATCGATATTGAAGGAATGATTGACGGCGTCTATGCAGATAAACAAGTAAGGCTTCACACAATCGGAACAGGACAGGCATGGGGAAATGCGGAATTTAATAATTTTGACATAAAAAAGCCTCCTTTTGATCCTATTAAAGCAAGGGCTTTATTTGCAAAAGCCGGCTATGATAAGATAAATCCTTCGGGGATTTTGGTAAATTCTGCAGGAAATGAATTGAGCTTTGTTATCTTATATGATGATCCTTTGTTGTATGAAGCTTTCGGTTTTTTGTATGCCAAGGCTTTGACTGCGGGTGTAAGGCTTGAGTTTAGATTGATGGGCGGAAAACTATTGGATAATGTTTCAAACAGGGACTATCAGGCTTGGTGGGGCACTCTTAATTCTTACCGCATACCCGATAATTACAGTCTTTTTCATTCTTCATTTGCCGAATCAAAAATTTTTAATAATTTTTTCGGTTATTCAAATCCTGAAATGGATGCTCTTTTAGAAAAGTATGAAAAAAATTCTTTAACCTATGCCGAAAAAGCCGCAGTAAACCGTGAGATTGAAAAAATAGCGCATGAAGCTGCCTTAATGATTCCTTCATTCTATAAAAATACAATCGATGTTATGGCATGGAAATGGATTTGTTTTCCGGCTTGGCTAAATATGAAGCATCAAAAATACCTTGATGATCCTATGTTCGGTTATATGTGGTTCGATGCAGAAATTGAAAACGAATGTATTCGTGCAAAAAATGAAGGCAAAATCCTTCAAATGAGGGTATATTCTTTAAGTGAAAGATATTAG
- a CDS encoding ABC transporter ATP-binding protein, translated as MSGEDLLVIENLSVAFKSGQGEPMEVIDKVSLKLERGKTLSLVGESGCGKSVTASSVMRILPQPYGIVTNGKILFEGQNILDLPIDEMYKKRGAEIAMIFQEPMTALNPVHVVEKQIGEVFELHRSDIQKDERKKYALEVLKDVEMPSAEQRLKNYPFQLSGGMRQRVMIAMALAGHPKLLIADEPTTALDVTVQAQILALIKALQEKNNMSVLYITHDMGVVAEVSDTVAVMYAGQIVETADVNTIFKNPRHPYTRGLIASMPKMDSEPKTHLPYIRGAVPSPRAYPATCRFAERCSYATDYCRSNTPQLEEFEPGHFIRCFRAKELD; from the coding sequence ATGAGTGGAGAAGACCTTCTTGTCATTGAAAACCTTTCCGTAGCGTTTAAAAGCGGGCAAGGTGAGCCTATGGAGGTAATAGACAAAGTTTCGCTTAAACTTGAACGCGGAAAAACGCTTTCTCTTGTTGGGGAATCAGGTTGCGGAAAAAGTGTAACCGCTTCTTCGGTTATGCGCATTTTGCCTCAGCCGTACGGGATTGTTACTAATGGAAAAATACTTTTTGAAGGACAAAATATCTTAGATCTGCCTATTGATGAAATGTACAAAAAACGCGGTGCAGAAATTGCAATGATCTTTCAAGAACCCATGACGGCTTTAAACCCTGTGCACGTTGTTGAAAAGCAAATTGGAGAAGTTTTTGAACTTCATCGTTCTGATATTCAAAAGGACGAAAGAAAAAAATACGCATTAGAAGTTTTAAAAGATGTAGAAATGCCGTCAGCTGAACAGCGTTTAAAAAACTATCCGTTCCAACTTTCAGGAGGAATGAGACAGCGTGTTATGATAGCCATGGCTCTTGCCGGGCATCCTAAACTGCTTATTGCAGATGAACCTACCACAGCTTTGGACGTTACCGTTCAAGCTCAGATTTTGGCTTTGATAAAAGCTTTACAAGAAAAAAATAATATGAGCGTTCTGTACATCACGCATGATATGGGTGTTGTTGCAGAAGTTAGTGATACTGTTGCGGTTATGTATGCGGGACAAATTGTTGAAACCGCCGATGTCAATACTATTTTTAAAAACCCGCGTCATCCTTACACAAGAGGATTAATAGCGTCTATGCCCAAGATGGACTCCGAGCCTAAGACGCATTTACCATATATCAGGGGTGCAGTACCTTCTCCGAGGGCCTATCCTGCCACCTGCCGTTTTGCAGAACGATGCTCTTATGCAACCGATTACTGCCGATCAAATACTCCTCAGCTTGAGGAATTTGAGCCCGGACACTTTATCAGATGCTTTAGGGCAAAGGAGTTAGACTAA
- a CDS encoding trehalase family glycosidase produces the protein MNKRDFPRVHFYDQDFVDIYDRTWTLVHDFWHSIGDGKQATDGFFIYPEPDGNFLNQYETIFSSFFFVYSNKNYTPNSALDFFYERQEENGAIRNRYNFDTKEPVLKRDNPEGLGMPLFAWAEYNIYHKTGNKKRVKDIMPVLIKYMDWIEKMFKADNGLYKSPLETVNMPNAPRKESFFLTDFNSALAVNALYMSALGDILNDKEIDFQYKRMYFTIKTRINSMMWNEEDGFYYDLDSEGNQIKKKTIAGFWPMLAEIPNEDKAALLVDHLSNPKTFGVDHPFPSLAADEPEYDETGNGACGSVFPILNFVVVKGLEKYNRWEIARECVIRHLYYVLETLSPAGNSKKQGFLWEAYSPVKEGPAQWKGKPAFPRKQYLLGVGLSTISLMIENVIGLSISLPRKTVNWTVPNLEVMGIENLSLKRNLITILSSKSQRGWEIHMESEKLYYFTINILNEKKKTLPIPSGKCSMLIDKL, from the coding sequence GTGAATAAAAGAGATTTTCCGCGTGTTCATTTTTACGATCAAGATTTCGTGGATATTTATGATAGAACATGGACTTTGGTGCATGATTTTTGGCATTCAATAGGAGATGGTAAACAGGCTACCGATGGTTTTTTTATTTATCCCGAGCCGGACGGTAATTTTTTGAACCAATATGAAACAATATTTTCCTCTTTCTTTTTTGTTTATTCCAATAAGAATTATACGCCGAATTCTGCCCTTGACTTTTTTTATGAGCGGCAGGAAGAAAACGGAGCTATACGTAATAGATATAATTTCGATACCAAGGAACCTGTTTTAAAAAGAGACAATCCTGAAGGATTGGGAATGCCCTTATTTGCCTGGGCCGAATACAATATTTATCATAAAACAGGAAACAAAAAGCGGGTAAAAGATATTATGCCTGTTTTGATTAAGTATATGGACTGGATTGAGAAGATGTTTAAGGCCGATAACGGCTTGTACAAAAGTCCTCTCGAAACGGTTAACATGCCCAATGCGCCCCGAAAAGAATCGTTTTTTTTGACGGATTTTAATTCGGCTCTTGCAGTCAATGCTCTTTATATGTCAGCTTTGGGGGATATACTAAACGATAAAGAAATAGACTTTCAGTATAAGAGGATGTATTTTACGATAAAAACCAGAATCAACTCCATGATGTGGAATGAAGAAGACGGTTTTTATTATGACCTTGATTCTGAAGGCAATCAAATAAAGAAAAAGACCATTGCCGGCTTTTGGCCAATGCTTGCAGAAATTCCCAATGAGGATAAGGCGGCTCTTTTGGTGGATCATCTATCTAATCCGAAAACCTTCGGTGTGGATCATCCTTTTCCAAGCCTTGCTGCCGATGAGCCTGAATATGATGAGACGGGTAACGGCGCATGCGGCAGTGTATTTCCTATTTTGAATTTTGTGGTCGTAAAGGGCCTTGAAAAATACAACCGCTGGGAGATAGCGCGGGAATGTGTTATAAGACACCTTTACTATGTGCTTGAAACCCTTTCGCCTGCAGGAAATTCCAAAAAACAGGGTTTTTTGTGGGAGGCCTATTCTCCCGTAAAAGAGGGTCCTGCTCAATGGAAGGGAAAACCGGCCTTTCCGCGTAAACAATATCTGTTGGGGGTAGGGCTTTCTACAATCAGCTTGATGATCGAAAACGTTATCGGGCTTTCGATAAGTCTTCCGCGTAAGACTGTAAACTGGACTGTTCCTAATCTTGAAGTAATGGGTATAGAAAACTTAAGCCTTAAGCGGAACTTGATTACCATTCTTTCTTCTAAGAGCCAAAGAGGCTGGGAAATACACATGGAAAGCGAAAAGCTTTATTATTTTACCATAAATATCCTAAACGAAAAGAAAAAGACCCTGCCTATTCCGTCGGGTAAGTGTTCAATGCTGATAGATAAGCTTTAA
- the rpmB gene encoding 50S ribosomal protein L28, which yields MSRVCEICGKGSMSGNSVSKSKIHTKRVWKPNLVNVKTEIGGRTLTIKMCSRCLKSDYVTKKV from the coding sequence ATGTCAAGAGTATGTGAAATTTGCGGAAAAGGCTCAATGTCAGGTAACTCGGTAAGTAAGTCAAAAATTCACACAAAAAGAGTTTGGAAGCCCAATCTTGTAAATGTAAAAACAGAAATCGGCGGTAGAACTCTAACCATTAAAATGTGTTCTAGATGCTTAAAAAGCGATTACGTTACAAAAAAAGTTTAG
- a CDS encoding formate/nitrite transporter family protein yields MSEKMYCDPAEILEVTVQKGIAKASTPVWKLLCLGFLAGVFIAFASEGSNMAAFGLFAKPETYGLGKFVAGLIFPVGLMLVLLAGAELFTGNNLIIAGVLEKRVKLSAMLKNWLAVYIGNFIGSVFLAFLIVKSGQLSSGGSLLGGITIKIAYGKVSLSFAQAVFLGIMCNWLVCLAVWLCYGAKDMTGKLLASFFPIWLFITSGFEHSVANMYYIPAGILSKNVPAYVSASGLSAEAIASLNWLNFFVKNLIPVTLGNIIGGAFFVGTFYWICYKKK; encoded by the coding sequence ATGTCTGAAAAAATGTATTGTGATCCGGCTGAGATCTTGGAAGTTACTGTGCAAAAGGGTATTGCAAAGGCTTCAACCCCTGTGTGGAAGCTGCTTTGCTTAGGTTTTTTGGCAGGTGTTTTTATTGCCTTTGCTTCGGAAGGCTCTAATATGGCAGCCTTCGGACTCTTTGCCAAGCCTGAAACTTACGGCCTTGGTAAATTTGTTGCAGGCCTTATCTTTCCTGTGGGGCTTATGCTTGTCCTCCTTGCAGGGGCTGAACTTTTTACAGGGAATAACTTGATAATTGCCGGCGTTTTAGAAAAAAGGGTAAAACTTTCTGCGATGCTGAAAAACTGGCTTGCAGTTTATATCGGGAATTTTATCGGCTCTGTTTTTCTTGCCTTTTTAATCGTAAAGAGCGGACAGCTTTCAAGCGGCGGAAGCCTTTTGGGAGGGATTACAATAAAAATCGCTTACGGGAAGGTTTCTCTTTCGTTTGCTCAGGCTGTTTTTTTAGGCATTATGTGTAACTGGCTGGTTTGTCTTGCCGTCTGGCTTTGTTATGGGGCTAAGGATATGACAGGAAAACTGCTTGCCTCTTTTTTTCCGATTTGGCTTTTTATAACTTCGGGTTTTGAGCACAGTGTTGCAAACATGTACTATATTCCCGCCGGGATTTTATCGAAAAACGTGCCGGCCTATGTTTCTGCATCAGGACTTTCAGCTGAGGCTATTGCGAGTTTAAATTGGCTTAATTTTTTTGTAAAGAATTTAATACCCGTTACTCTAGGAAACATAATAGGCGGAGCCTTTTTTGTCGGAACTTTTTATTGGATTTGCTATAAGAAAAAATAG
- a CDS encoding Glu/Leu/Phe/Val dehydrogenase encodes MAGTYQKLLNTIKEAAKTAGLTENDYISLLNPEREIHVSIPVKMDNGSIKVFNGYRVQHSTLRGPAKGGIRFHQDVNIDEVRSLAAWMTFKCAVADIPYGGGKGGICVNPSNLSEPELEKLTRGYTNRIAAFIGPKKDIPAPDVGTNAKIMSWIVDTYSSYAGEFTPAVVTGKPLPLGGSKGRVEATGRGVLFAAREILKKLNKNLKDQSVVIQGLGNVGGVTADLFYKDGAKVIAVSDVSGAVSSEKGLDIPKLLKHKKEGKRLDSFEGDFKRITNEELLELKADILVPAALENQISEKNARNIKAYIIIEAANGPVTPEADEILEKKNIICVPDVLANAGGVIVSYFEWVQNLQGLYWTEEEVNNRLENKMIEAFRLVWDVKETYKVSLRKAAYIKALKELVETQKALNII; translated from the coding sequence ATGGCGGGCACATACCAAAAACTTTTGAACACAATAAAGGAAGCCGCAAAAACAGCCGGTCTTACCGAGAACGATTATATATCTCTTTTAAACCCCGAAAGAGAAATACATGTTTCGATTCCGGTAAAAATGGATAACGGGAGTATAAAAGTATTCAACGGCTACAGGGTTCAACATTCTACACTACGCGGCCCTGCAAAGGGAGGAATAAGATTTCATCAAGATGTAAATATTGATGAAGTGCGCTCTCTTGCCGCATGGATGACCTTTAAATGTGCCGTCGCCGACATTCCCTACGGAGGCGGTAAGGGAGGCATCTGCGTAAACCCTTCAAATCTTTCCGAACCGGAACTTGAAAAACTGACAAGGGGCTACACAAATCGCATTGCGGCTTTTATAGGCCCCAAAAAAGATATACCGGCCCCGGATGTGGGAACAAATGCAAAAATTATGTCTTGGATAGTCGATACCTACAGCAGCTATGCAGGGGAGTTCACCCCCGCAGTCGTTACAGGAAAACCTCTTCCTCTCGGCGGCTCGAAAGGAAGAGTAGAAGCCACAGGCCGAGGAGTTCTTTTTGCAGCAAGGGAAATTTTAAAAAAACTTAATAAAAACTTAAAAGACCAAAGTGTAGTCATTCAAGGTCTTGGAAATGTCGGCGGAGTTACAGCAGATCTTTTTTATAAAGACGGAGCCAAGGTAATCGCAGTAAGCGATGTAAGCGGAGCTGTCTCCAGCGAAAAAGGCTTAGACATTCCTAAACTTTTAAAACACAAAAAGGAAGGAAAAAGGCTTGATTCTTTTGAAGGCGATTTTAAAAGAATAACCAATGAAGAACTTTTAGAACTTAAAGCCGATATTTTGGTTCCGGCAGCCCTCGAAAATCAGATAAGCGAAAAAAATGCTCGCAATATTAAGGCCTATATAATAATTGAAGCCGCAAACGGCCCTGTAACTCCGGAAGCCGATGAAATTCTCGAAAAAAAGAATATTATCTGCGTCCCCGATGTTCTTGCCAACGCGGGAGGGGTAATTGTATCATACTTTGAATGGGTGCAAAACCTGCAAGGGCTTTACTGGACCGAAGAAGAAGTGAACAACCGGCTGGAAAACAAAATGATTGAAGCTTTTAGACTGGTATGGGATGTAAAAGAAACTTATAAAGTAAGCTTAAGAAAGGCAGCCTATATTAAGGCCTTAAAGGAACTTGTAGAAACCCAAAAGGCCTTAAATATAATTTAA
- a CDS encoding 5-formyltetrahydrofolate cyclo-ligase, with amino-acid sequence MLKEEKAEVRKQIKDYFKSTSGKNIIQITEDLQNSEDYCKSFLNKIPKYGKAKTIFAYHPISEEFPTLGLLRQAAKDKKTIGLPLVSGKDLIFKKMIFRNGKIEPVETGAFGIMEPSKEALNLFPQTEKEKAESPLELPLLILVPGRAFSKNGERMGRGGGFYDRFFEKLFKNIKKEDVSLAGLCFSGQILDKIPMGEFDYSVDAVITESDIFIKEKT; translated from the coding sequence ATGTTAAAAGAAGAAAAAGCTGAGGTACGAAAACAAATAAAAGATTATTTTAAAAGTACCTCAGGCAAAAATATAATACAAATAACCGAAGATCTCCAAAATTCCGAAGATTACTGCAAGAGTTTTTTGAACAAGATACCAAAATACGGCAAAGCTAAAACAATCTTCGCTTATCACCCAATAAGCGAGGAATTTCCTACACTCGGACTTTTAAGGCAGGCTGCAAAGGATAAAAAAACTATAGGCCTCCCCCTCGTTTCGGGAAAGGACTTGATCTTTAAAAAAATGATATTCAGAAACGGAAAAATCGAACCTGTCGAAACGGGGGCATTCGGTATTATGGAGCCGTCCAAAGAAGCCTTAAACCTCTTTCCTCAAACGGAAAAAGAAAAAGCCGAATCTCCTTTGGAGCTTCCCCTTTTAATTTTGGTACCCGGAAGGGCTTTTTCAAAAAACGGAGAGAGGATGGGCCGAGGGGGCGGATTTTATGACAGATTCTTTGAAAAACTTTTCAAAAACATTAAAAAAGAAGACGTAAGCCTTGCAGGACTTTGTTTTTCGGGACAAATCTTGGATAAAATCCCCATGGGAGAATTCGACTATTCTGTAGATGCGGTAATAACCGAATCGGATATCTTTATAAAAGAAAAAACCTAA